A segment of the Curtobacterium sp. MCSS17_007 genome:
CGCAACCAGGACCCGTCCTCGCCGATGGACACCAACCAGATGATCAGCCAGCAGACGCAGCTCGCGATGATGGAGCAGGTCACCAACCAGACCACGACGGCGAACGAGAACTTCTCGCTGCAGATGCGGATCGCCGCCGCGAACCTCGTCGGCAAGCAGGTCAGCTACACCGACGCGAGCACCGGAACCGCGGTCTCGGGCACCGCCACCGCCGTCTCGTACGCGAACAGCGTGC
Coding sequences within it:
- a CDS encoding flagellar hook capping FlgD N-terminal domain-containing protein; this encodes MPLDGITGSVDAATQAAAVAQNASTKKSQTMDSEVFMKLLVTQLRNQDPSSPMDTNQMISQQTQLAMMEQVTNQTTTANENFSLQMRIAAANLVGKQVSYTDASTGTAVSGTATAVSYANSVPTVTVNGKEVDLDVISGIKAA